A genomic window from Denticeps clupeoides chromosome 11, fDenClu1.1, whole genome shotgun sequence includes:
- the LOC114800011 gene encoding EH domain-containing protein 1 — protein sequence MSGGRKPRTVANPLESATATPSERVLQECHGLYTDTDHGLVKIADGLGLRLLPPQKKIIVMIMGNHSAGKSSFINWYVEEHIQKTGVAIETQGFTFITSGRRRESLTGNATLHLYPHFRPPLEFKGVSDYLSAEISTSKQKKFNLVTFVDTPGLVDGDMIYPFDVNSAITWFGEQADLIFVFFDPMGQALCKRTLNIVEKLSEKCGDKLLFYLSKADEAGNETDRQRVMMQIVQELCRRPGLNKCGFEMPTIFIPNPQKPSRCVNQIDGVCQTIEKTINQAVQKTLNQLEKDCDLICSTISSKLAQDRENVQHKRSARFHSFICAAAGLFLPLLFVLSFLVNAFFSEEELHTLVGEGVARALLMCTGVMLFLWDLIPEDSQLLSVVIFGSLCYLLFLLAKYFARQRYKTLTKKEKRILAEFNEYVHEVVQTKKRKLYEDYLQQCAAEYDF from the exons ATGTCGGGCGGTAGGAAGCCGCGGACGGTGGCGAACCCGCTGGAATCCGCGACAGCGACGCCGAGCGAGCGAGTCTTACAAGAATGCCACGGTTTATACACCGACACCGACCACG GTCTTGTGAAGATTGCAGATGGTCTTGGCCTCAGGCTGCTGCCTCCTCAGAAGAAGATCATTGTGATGATAATGGGGAACCACTCTGCAGGAAAGAGCTCTTTTATCAATTG GTACGTGGAGGAACACATTCAGAAAACAGGGGTTGCGATAGAAACACAGGGCTTTACATTTATCACCAGCGGAAGAAGGCGGGAGTCTCTCACG GGCAATGCAACGCTGCACCTCTACCCCCATTTCCGACCTCCGCTGGAGTTTAAAG GTGTCTCGGACTACCTCTCTGCGGAAATCTCCACCTCCAAGCAGAAAAAGTTCAACCTGGTCACCTTCGTGGACACGCCTGGGCTGGTGGACGGAGACATGATCTACCCGTTTGATGTCAACAGTGCGATCACATGGTTTG GGGAGCAGGCGGACCTGATTTTCGTGTTCTTCGACCCCATGGGCCAGGCTCTGTGCAAGCGTACGCTTAACATTGTGGAGAAACTGAGTGAGAAATGTGGAGACAAGCTGCTCTTCTACCTCAGCAAGGCAGACGAGGCAGGAAACGAGACTGATAGACAG AGAGTGATGATGCAGATCGTGCAGGAGCTGTGTCGTCGGCCAGGCCTCAACAAGTGCGGATTCGAGATGCCCACAATCTTTATCCCCAACCCACAGAAG CCAAGCCGATGCGTGAATCAGATCGACGGAGTCTGCCAGACCATAGAGAAAACCATTAACCAAGCCGTCCAGAAAACACTCAACCAGCTGGAGAAGGACTGTGACCTCATCTGCTCCACAATTAGCAGTAAACTTGCACAAGACAG GGAGAACGTGCAACACAAGAGAAGTGCGCGGTTCCACTCCTTCATCTGTGCAGCAGCAGGCCTCTTCCTCCCACTGCTTTTCGTCCTGAGCTTTTTGGTGAACGCTTTCTTCTCCGAAGAGGAGCTGCACACCCTGGTGGGAGAGGGAGTGGCCAGGGCCCTGTTGATGTGTACA GGAGTCATGCTTTTCCTTTGGGACTTGATTCCAGAAGACAGCCAGTTATTGTCTGTCGTAATTTTTGGATCTCTGTGCTATTTGTTGTTCTTACTTGCCAAGTATTTTGCTCG ACAGCGATATAAGACACTTACAAAGAAGGAGAAAAGGATTTTGGCCGAGTTCAATGAGTATGTCCATGAAGTGGTACAAACCAAAAAG CGGAAGCTCTATGAAGACTATCTACAGCAGTGTGCAGCCGAATATGATTTTTAA
- the slc2a11b gene encoding solute carrier family 2, facilitated glucose transporter member 11b isoform X2, whose translation MNSGRDEAPDLPRKVPSKSLLLAVWAACIGGTFQYGYNISIINAPTTAIQKFINQTWTERYNTDISKQVLTLFWSTIVSIFTIGGLVGSSVGGTLAIRYGRKGTLLINNIFALLAAVLMGTSYPTGLFELLIAGRFLTGVNAGIALCVQPLYLGEIAPRALRGAMAMGTSIFITGGILTGQVIGLDELLGRDDYWPILLSTTCIPAVLQLLILPWFPESPRFLLIDRGDDQACNQALKQLHGVDKYSQEREDIERERLSAMGVKPKKPWELFGDRSLRWQLITVILLGVFQQLNGINAIYFYADYVFSQAGIPEDKIPYVTVGTGACECLTALTCGLLIESLGRRVLIMGGYSLMAVWCICFTLTLTFQNASPWVPYLSMVCVFAFILSFGLGPGGVTNILTTELFIQSARPAAYMISGSVNWLSFFFIGMAFPFIVNGLQQYCFLVFLTVCVLVATYIFFIVPETKNKTFLEIHAEFQSRELKKKLDHEEGSQQPVSTDVLLSSYANGNLK comes from the exons ATGAACAGCGGCCGCGACGAGGCTCCAGATTTGCCCAGAAAG GTTCCCAGTAAATCCCTGCTGCTGGCTGTCTGGGCAGCTTGCATTGGAGGAACGTTCCAGTATGGTTATAACATCTCCATTATAAATGCACCCACTACG GCCATCCAGAAGTTCATCAACCAAACCTGGACAGAGCGTTACAATACTGACATATCAAAACAAGTTCTTACTCTTTTCTGGTCCACCATAGTCTCCATTTTTACAATCGGTGGACTTGTGGGCTCATCAGTTGGTGGAACTTTGGCCATCAGATATGGGAG AAAAGGGACACTCCTGATTAATAACATATTTGCATTACTGGCTGCTGTTTTGATGGGCACCAGTTATCCCACTGGATTGTTTGAGCTGCTCATAGCCGGACGATTTTTGACAGGGGTAAATGCAG GCATCGCTCTATGCGTGCAGCCACTGTATCTCGGGGAAATTGCCCCGCGGGCACTGCGAGGGGCAATGGCCATGGGGACGTCCATTTTCATCACGGGGGGCATCCTTACTGGCCAAGTGATTGGACTGGA TGAGCTCCTGGGGAGGGATGACTACTGGCCCATCCTGTTGTCCACCACCTGCATCCCAGCAGTGCTCCAGCTCCTCATTCTGCCCTGGTTCCCTGAAAGCCCACGCTTTTTGCTCATCGACAGGGGCGACGACCAGGCCTGTAACCAGG CTCTCAAGCAGCTCCACGGCGTGGACAAATACAGCCAAGAACGGGAGGACATAGAGCGGGAGAGACTCAGCGCCATGGGTGTCAAACCCAAGAAGCCCTGGGAGCTTTTCGGCGACCGGAGCCTCCGCTGGCAGCTGATCACGGTCATCCTGCTGGGCGTGTTCCAGCAGCTCAATGGCATTAATGCT ATCTACTTCTACGCAGACTACGTTTTCAGCCAGGCTGGGATTCCAGAAGATAAGATCCCGTACGTTACAGTGGGCACTGGTGCTTGCGAATGCCTTACTGCTCTTACTTGT GGCCTGCTGATCGAGTCTCTTGGCAGAAGAGTGCTGATCATGGGCGGCTATTCCCTGATGGCCGTGTGGTGCATCTGCTTCACCCTCACACTCACCTTTCAA AATGCCAGTCCATGGGTGCCATACCTGAGCATGGTGTGTGTTTTCGCTTTCATCCTGAGCTTTGGTTTAGGACCAG GTGGTGTAACTAACATTTTAACCACAGAGCTCTTCATCCAAAGTGCACGTCCTGCTGCTTATATGATCTCCGGCTCAGTGAACTGGCTCAGTTTCTTCTTCATTGGCATGGCATTCCCGTTTATTGTG AATGGGCTTCAGCAGTACTGCTTCCTCGTCTTTCTGACTGTTTGTGTCCTGGTGGCCACGTACATATTCTTTATTGTTCCGGAAACCAAGAACAAGACGTTCCTCGAAATCCACGCAGAGTTCCAGTCCAGGGAGCTGAAAAAGAAGCTCG ATCATGAAGAGGGATCACAGCAGCCAGTGTCAACAGATGTTCTTTTAAGTTCCTATGCAAATGGAAATCTGAAATAG
- the slc2a11b gene encoding solute carrier family 2, facilitated glucose transporter member 11b isoform X1: MPKENRDASELEPLLKDFQESPRQIKVPSKSLLLAVWAACIGGTFQYGYNISIINAPTTAIQKFINQTWTERYNTDISKQVLTLFWSTIVSIFTIGGLVGSSVGGTLAIRYGRKGTLLINNIFALLAAVLMGTSYPTGLFELLIAGRFLTGVNAGIALCVQPLYLGEIAPRALRGAMAMGTSIFITGGILTGQVIGLDELLGRDDYWPILLSTTCIPAVLQLLILPWFPESPRFLLIDRGDDQACNQALKQLHGVDKYSQEREDIERERLSAMGVKPKKPWELFGDRSLRWQLITVILLGVFQQLNGINAIYFYADYVFSQAGIPEDKIPYVTVGTGACECLTALTCGLLIESLGRRVLIMGGYSLMAVWCICFTLTLTFQNASPWVPYLSMVCVFAFILSFGLGPGGVTNILTTELFIQSARPAAYMISGSVNWLSFFFIGMAFPFIVNGLQQYCFLVFLTVCVLVATYIFFIVPETKNKTFLEIHAEFQSRELKKKLDHEEGSQQPVSTDVLLSSYANGNLK, encoded by the exons ATGCCTAAAGAAAACCGGGACGCGTCCGAGTTGGAGCCTTTGCTGAAAGACTTCCAGGAAAGTCCGAGGCAAATTAAG GTTCCCAGTAAATCCCTGCTGCTGGCTGTCTGGGCAGCTTGCATTGGAGGAACGTTCCAGTATGGTTATAACATCTCCATTATAAATGCACCCACTACG GCCATCCAGAAGTTCATCAACCAAACCTGGACAGAGCGTTACAATACTGACATATCAAAACAAGTTCTTACTCTTTTCTGGTCCACCATAGTCTCCATTTTTACAATCGGTGGACTTGTGGGCTCATCAGTTGGTGGAACTTTGGCCATCAGATATGGGAG AAAAGGGACACTCCTGATTAATAACATATTTGCATTACTGGCTGCTGTTTTGATGGGCACCAGTTATCCCACTGGATTGTTTGAGCTGCTCATAGCCGGACGATTTTTGACAGGGGTAAATGCAG GCATCGCTCTATGCGTGCAGCCACTGTATCTCGGGGAAATTGCCCCGCGGGCACTGCGAGGGGCAATGGCCATGGGGACGTCCATTTTCATCACGGGGGGCATCCTTACTGGCCAAGTGATTGGACTGGA TGAGCTCCTGGGGAGGGATGACTACTGGCCCATCCTGTTGTCCACCACCTGCATCCCAGCAGTGCTCCAGCTCCTCATTCTGCCCTGGTTCCCTGAAAGCCCACGCTTTTTGCTCATCGACAGGGGCGACGACCAGGCCTGTAACCAGG CTCTCAAGCAGCTCCACGGCGTGGACAAATACAGCCAAGAACGGGAGGACATAGAGCGGGAGAGACTCAGCGCCATGGGTGTCAAACCCAAGAAGCCCTGGGAGCTTTTCGGCGACCGGAGCCTCCGCTGGCAGCTGATCACGGTCATCCTGCTGGGCGTGTTCCAGCAGCTCAATGGCATTAATGCT ATCTACTTCTACGCAGACTACGTTTTCAGCCAGGCTGGGATTCCAGAAGATAAGATCCCGTACGTTACAGTGGGCACTGGTGCTTGCGAATGCCTTACTGCTCTTACTTGT GGCCTGCTGATCGAGTCTCTTGGCAGAAGAGTGCTGATCATGGGCGGCTATTCCCTGATGGCCGTGTGGTGCATCTGCTTCACCCTCACACTCACCTTTCAA AATGCCAGTCCATGGGTGCCATACCTGAGCATGGTGTGTGTTTTCGCTTTCATCCTGAGCTTTGGTTTAGGACCAG GTGGTGTAACTAACATTTTAACCACAGAGCTCTTCATCCAAAGTGCACGTCCTGCTGCTTATATGATCTCCGGCTCAGTGAACTGGCTCAGTTTCTTCTTCATTGGCATGGCATTCCCGTTTATTGTG AATGGGCTTCAGCAGTACTGCTTCCTCGTCTTTCTGACTGTTTGTGTCCTGGTGGCCACGTACATATTCTTTATTGTTCCGGAAACCAAGAACAAGACGTTCCTCGAAATCCACGCAGAGTTCCAGTCCAGGGAGCTGAAAAAGAAGCTCG ATCATGAAGAGGGATCACAGCAGCCAGTGTCAACAGATGTTCTTTTAAGTTCCTATGCAAATGGAAATCTGAAATAG
- the gstt2 gene encoding glutathione S-transferase theta-2, with translation MAARKAVEVYLDLLSQPCRAVQIFLRSTKIPHTVKMVALRKGEHQTPEFAKLNPMKKVPVMVDNGFVLTESDAILKYLANTYNAPEHWYPRQPERRAKVDEYTAWHHSYTRPHAAKVFILEVLLPRMTGQPTEPAKIEKALVELGDTLEKLEAMFLKRQPFLCGDDITLADLLCICELMQPFGGGRDILQDHPQLLTWRSRVQSALKGSFDEAHSVLYRLRDKAKPKL, from the exons ATGGCTGCGAGGAAAGCAGTGGAGGTTTACCTCGATTTACTCTCACAGCCGTGCAGGGCAGTGCAGATATTTCTGAGGTCGACTAAAATACCGCACACGGTGAAAATGGTAGCCCTGCGCAAAG GCGAACACCAGACGCCCGAGTTCGCCAAACTTAACCCAATGAAGAAAGTCCCGGTGATGGTTGACAATGGCTTTGTTCTGAccgaaag CGACGCCATACTGAAATATCTGGCCAACACCTACAACGCCCCGGAGCACTGGTACCCTCGGCAACCGGAGAGGAGGGCAAAGGTGGACGAATACACTGCCTGGCATCATAGCTACACTCGACCACACGCTGCCAAGGTCTTCATCCTGGAG GTGCTGCTCCCTCGTATGACCGGACAGCCAACAGAACCAGCAAAGATAGAGAAAGCGTTGGTGGAGCTCGGGGACACTCTAGAGAAACTGGAGGCCATGTTCCTGAAGAGACAGCCTTTCCTCTGCGGAGATGACATCACCCTGGCTGACCTGCTCTGTATCTGTGAACTTATGCAG CCCTTTGGTGGAGGCAGAGATATTCTTCAGGATCATCCCCAGCTCCTGACCTGGAGAAGCAGAGTGCAGTCAGCTCTGAAGGGTTCTTTTGACGAAGCTCATTCAGTGCTCTACAGATTAAGGGACAAAGCCAAaccaaaactgtaa
- the chek2 gene encoding serine/threonine-protein kinase Chk2 isoform X2 encodes MSQDPASGSQSQTQSQPQTQSQGGSSSSGPGSTSQSSSSGSGTLSSVETIPVKDLASIPEEEPEPEPWGRLLPLVKGFRLHNCVEDEYWFGRDHKCQYAFDDPQILMSPLYKTYSKRHFRIFRENNIVFIEDNSGNGTFLDGILIGRGKRVPLANTAELALAEQGNKVFVFIDLTKDDQANFPKEFHQKYMITRKIGVGVCGEVKLAFERETCKKVAIKTINKKDFPSEGTATRNAEREIEILKRIDHPCLIKTEDFFQTDDSYYIVLEYMEGGELLDRIKGKGQLDETYAKLYFYQMLRGMEYLHQNDIIHRDLKPENVLLSSHDDVCLVKITDFNQSKILEETSLMRTLCGTPSYLAPEVFLNAATVGYTGAVDCWSLGVLLFVCLSGYPPFHQSLGDLPVQEQITRGQYTLVPSRWKKVSEEAKDMVRKLLVVDPMERLTVEQALAHPWLEDPGMRQRSYQIMYPHSSAALDDVQPSTSHKRKREDEDTEEQPAKRGSQESK; translated from the exons ATGTCTCAGGACCCCGCTTCTGGTAGTCAGTCTCAGACACAATCTCAGCCCCAGACACAGTCTCAAGGAGGCTCCAGCTCCTCTGGTCCAGGCTCAACCAGCCAGTCGTCCTCGTCCGGCTCCGGCACACTCAGCTCGGTAGAAACCATCCCTGTCAAAGACCTTGCCTCCATACCAGAGGAGGAACCCGAACCCGAGCCGTGGGGACGTCTACTACCCTTGGTGAAAGGATTCAGACTGCACA ACTGCGTGGAGGATGAGTATTGGTTTGGCAGAGACCACAAGTGCCAATATGCCTTTGATGATCCCCAGATTCTGATGTCACCTTTGTACAAGACGTACAGTAAGCGCCATTTCCGCATTTTCAGG gaaaacaatattgtattcatagagGATAACAGCGGAAACGGCACTTTTCTTGATGGAATATTAATAGGACGTGGCAAAAGGGTTCCCCTGGCAAATACAGCAGAGCTGGCACTTGCAGAGCAAGGGAACAAAG TGTTTGTGTTCATCGACTTGACAAAAGACGACCAGGCAAACTTCCCAAAAGAATTTCACCAGAAATACATGATTACCCGAAAGATTGGGGT TGGTGTTTGTGGCGAAGTGAAGTTGGCATTTGAACGAGAAACATGCAAGAAAGTTGCcattaaaacaattaacaaaaaGGACTTTCCTTCCGAGGGG ACGGCCACAAGAAATGCTGAGCGAGAAATTGAAATCTTAAAAAGAATCGATCAT CCCTGCCTTATAAAAACTGAAGACTTTTTCCAAACAGATGATTCGTACTACATTGTTTTGGAGTA CATGGAAGGTGGGGAGCTTCTAGACCGAATCAAGGGGAAAGGTCAGCTGGACGAGACATACGCCAAGTTATACTTTTACCAAATGCTGAGGGGCATGGAG tACCTCCACCAAAACGATATTATTCACAGAGACTTAAAACCAGAAAATgtgctcctctcctcccatGATGACGTCTGCCTTGTTAAA ATAACTGACTTCAATCAGTCTAAGATTCTGGAGGAGACGTCTCTGATGAGGACACTTTGTGGGACGCCGTCCTACCTGGCCCCCGAGGTGTTCCTCAACGCTGCTACGGTGGGCTACACCGGCGCTGTGGACTGCTGGAGTTTGGGGGTGCTGCTGTTTGTTTG TTTGAGTGGTTACCCGCCTTTCCACCAAAGCCTGGGCGATTTGCCTGTGCAGGAACAGATAACTCGGGGACAATACACACTTGTACCTTCAAGGTGGAAGAAAGTCTCAGAAGAAG CCAAAGACATGGTGCGAAAGCTCCTCGTCGTTGATCCTATGGAACGCTTGACCGTTGAGCAGGCATTGGCGCATCCTTGGCTGGAG GATCCTGGCATGAGGCAACGCTCATACCAGATCATGTATCCTCATTCTTCTGCTGCATTGGATGATGTGCag ccctccaccagtcataAACGCAAGCGTGAAGATGAAGACACAGAAGAACAGCCTGCAAAACGTGGATCACAAGAATCCAAATGA
- the chek2 gene encoding serine/threonine-protein kinase Chk2 isoform X1 produces the protein MSQDPASGSQSQTQSQPQTQSQGGSSSSGPGSTSQSSSSGSGTLSSVETIPVKDLASIPEEEPEPEPWGRLLPLVKGFRLHNCVEDEYWFGRDHKCQYAFDDPQILMSPLYKTYSKRHFRIFRENNIVFIEDNSGNGTFLDGILIGRGKRVPLANTAELALAEQGNKVFVFIDLTKDDQANFPKEFHQKYMITRKIGVGVCGEVKLAFERETCKKVAIKTINKKDFPSEGTATRNAEREIEILKRIDHPCLIKTEDFFQTDDSYYIVLEYGLSFSMEGGELLDRIKGKGQLDETYAKLYFYQMLRGMEYLHQNDIIHRDLKPENVLLSSHDDVCLVKITDFNQSKILEETSLMRTLCGTPSYLAPEVFLNAATVGYTGAVDCWSLGVLLFVCLSGYPPFHQSLGDLPVQEQITRGQYTLVPSRWKKVSEEAKDMVRKLLVVDPMERLTVEQALAHPWLEDPGMRQRSYQIMYPHSSAALDDVQPSTSHKRKREDEDTEEQPAKRGSQESK, from the exons ATGTCTCAGGACCCCGCTTCTGGTAGTCAGTCTCAGACACAATCTCAGCCCCAGACACAGTCTCAAGGAGGCTCCAGCTCCTCTGGTCCAGGCTCAACCAGCCAGTCGTCCTCGTCCGGCTCCGGCACACTCAGCTCGGTAGAAACCATCCCTGTCAAAGACCTTGCCTCCATACCAGAGGAGGAACCCGAACCCGAGCCGTGGGGACGTCTACTACCCTTGGTGAAAGGATTCAGACTGCACA ACTGCGTGGAGGATGAGTATTGGTTTGGCAGAGACCACAAGTGCCAATATGCCTTTGATGATCCCCAGATTCTGATGTCACCTTTGTACAAGACGTACAGTAAGCGCCATTTCCGCATTTTCAGG gaaaacaatattgtattcatagagGATAACAGCGGAAACGGCACTTTTCTTGATGGAATATTAATAGGACGTGGCAAAAGGGTTCCCCTGGCAAATACAGCAGAGCTGGCACTTGCAGAGCAAGGGAACAAAG TGTTTGTGTTCATCGACTTGACAAAAGACGACCAGGCAAACTTCCCAAAAGAATTTCACCAGAAATACATGATTACCCGAAAGATTGGGGT TGGTGTTTGTGGCGAAGTGAAGTTGGCATTTGAACGAGAAACATGCAAGAAAGTTGCcattaaaacaattaacaaaaaGGACTTTCCTTCCGAGGGG ACGGCCACAAGAAATGCTGAGCGAGAAATTGAAATCTTAAAAAGAATCGATCAT CCCTGCCTTATAAAAACTGAAGACTTTTTCCAAACAGATGATTCGTACTACATTGTTTTGGAGTA TGGACTGTCTTTCAGCATGGAAGGTGGGGAGCTTCTAGACCGAATCAAGGGGAAAGGTCAGCTGGACGAGACATACGCCAAGTTATACTTTTACCAAATGCTGAGGGGCATGGAG tACCTCCACCAAAACGATATTATTCACAGAGACTTAAAACCAGAAAATgtgctcctctcctcccatGATGACGTCTGCCTTGTTAAA ATAACTGACTTCAATCAGTCTAAGATTCTGGAGGAGACGTCTCTGATGAGGACACTTTGTGGGACGCCGTCCTACCTGGCCCCCGAGGTGTTCCTCAACGCTGCTACGGTGGGCTACACCGGCGCTGTGGACTGCTGGAGTTTGGGGGTGCTGCTGTTTGTTTG TTTGAGTGGTTACCCGCCTTTCCACCAAAGCCTGGGCGATTTGCCTGTGCAGGAACAGATAACTCGGGGACAATACACACTTGTACCTTCAAGGTGGAAGAAAGTCTCAGAAGAAG CCAAAGACATGGTGCGAAAGCTCCTCGTCGTTGATCCTATGGAACGCTTGACCGTTGAGCAGGCATTGGCGCATCCTTGGCTGGAG GATCCTGGCATGAGGCAACGCTCATACCAGATCATGTATCCTCATTCTTCTGCTGCATTGGATGATGTGCag ccctccaccagtcataAACGCAAGCGTGAAGATGAAGACACAGAAGAACAGCCTGCAAAACGTGGATCACAAGAATCCAAATGA